Proteins encoded within one genomic window of Eleutherodactylus coqui strain aEleCoq1 chromosome 1, aEleCoq1.hap1, whole genome shotgun sequence:
- the LOC136621891 gene encoding uncharacterized protein, producing the protein MKLQECAAQKSYPDNHILKCQHLFHQYIVDMYAKIDTERLLFIRLNQTKLHSEEYIHLRDAIATDGNPNELGKMVILPATFTGSPRHMHEYAQDAMTYVRAYGRPDFFITFTCNPTWDEIKELLLPRQLPSDRHDIIARVFKQKLKSMMDFIVKHYVFGETRCWMYSIEWQKRGLPHAHILIWLIDKITPDKIDEVISAEIPDFNIDPGLFEVVTKNMLHGPCGTINNYSPCMKDGKCTKRYPRDLHAETITRNDGYPQYRRRSTEDGGKLITLKVHNNDIEVDNRWVVPYSPLLSKMFKAHINVEYCNSVKSIKYICKYVNKGSDMAVFGVENASAPIDEIERYQLGRYISSNEAVWRIFSFPIHERHPTVVHLAVHLENGERVYFTTENNLPKLVPEQCIVYDTIMKAITNQSRGLYFIDAPGGTGKTFLISIILATIRSRNKIALAIASSGIAATLLDGGRTVHSALKLPLNLQATEMPTCNITKNSGMDKVLQTCELIIWDECTMAHKKALEALDRTLQDLRGNAQPFGGALILLSGDFRQTLPVIPRSTPADELNACLKSSVLWRHVKKLTLKTNMRVQLQNDASAERFAKQLLDIGNGKMPIDRSTQCITLPTNFGKMTSTKDELIQKVFPNIARNYKNHQWLSARAILAATNNDVSVNAKTVTNQ; encoded by the exons ATGAAACTCCAGGAATGTGCTGCGCAG aaatcatacccagacaatcacattttgaaatGTCAGCATTTGTTCCATCAATACATTGTCGATATGTATGCAAAAATCGACACCGAACGACTTCTCTTCATTCGATTGAATCAAACCAAACTGCATTCAGAAGAATATATTCATTTACGTGATGCAATTGCTACTGATGGCAATCCCAATGAACTGGGAAAAATGGTCATCCTGCCGGCTACATTCACAGGAAGCCCACGGCACATGCATGAATACGCACAAGATGCAATGACTTATGTTCGCGCATATGgccgtccagattttttcataacATTCACGTGCAATCCTACGTGGGATGAAATTAAAGAACTTCTGTTGCCTAGACAATTGCCTTCGGATCGCCATGACATCATTGCACGTGTGTTCAAacaaaaattgaaatccatgatgGATTTCATTGTCAAACATTATGTTTTTGGGGAGACACGCTGTTGGATGTATTCCATTGAATGGCAGAAAAGAGGATTACCACATGCACACATTTTGATTTGGTTGATCGACAAAATTACACCAGACAAAATTGATGAAGTCATCTCAGCAGAAATCCCAGATTTCAACATTGATCCTGGCTTATTCGAAGTCGTTACTAAAAACATGCTTCATGGTCCATGTGGCACAATCAACAACTATTCTCCATGCATGAAGGATGGAAAATGCACGAAACGCTATCCAAGAGACTTACATGCTGAAACCATCACTAGAAATGATGGATATCCACAATATCGTCGACGATCAACGGAAGATGGTGGCAAATTAATCACTTTAAAAGTGCACAACAATGACATTGAagtcgataatcgttgggttgtgCCATATTCACCATTACTCTCAAAGATGTTCAAAGCACACATCAATGTCGAGTATTGCAATTCAGTGAAATCGATCAAAtacatttgcaaatatgtcaataaAGGAAGTGATATGGCAGTTTTTGGAGTGGAAAATGCATCTGCACCAATTGATGAAATCGAACGATATCAATTGGGACGCTACATTAGTAGCAATGAAGCTGTTTGGCGTATTTTCTCATTTCCAATTCATGAACGTCATCCAACAGTTGTTCATTTGGCAGTACATCTTGAAAATGGAGAGCGCGTGTATTTTACAACAGAAAAT AATCTTCCAAAATTGGTTCCAGAACAATGCATTGTATATGACACAATCATGAAAGCAATTACAAATCAAAGCAGAGGATTGTACTTCATAGATGCGCCCGGAGGTACTGGCAAAACTTTTCTCATTTCAATCATTTTGGCAACTATACGATCACGGAATAAAATTGCACTGGCAATTGCATCATCTGGAATTGCGGCAACACTTTTGGATGGTGGTCGAACAGTACATTCAGCACTGAAATTGCCCTTGAATTTGCAAGCCACTGAGATGCCAACATGCAATATCACCAAAAATTCCGGAATGGACAAAGTTCTCCAAACTTGTGAACTTATCATATGGGACGAATGCACAATGGCTCACAAAAAAGCATTGGAAGCGCTTGATCGTACACTGCAAGATTTGAGGGGAAATGCACAGCCCTTCGGTGGAGCACTCATTTTATTGTCTGGTGATTTTCGACAAACTTTGCCAGTTATACCCCGTTCAACACCCGCTGATGAACTTAATGCATGTCTCaaatcatcagttctatggcgacatgttaagaaattgactttgaaaaccaatatgcgtgttcaactacaaaatgatgcatccgccgaacgtttcgcaaaacaattgctggatattggaaatgggaagatgccaatcgacagatctacacaatgtatcacattgccaacaaactttggaaagatgacatcaaccaaagacgaattgattcaaaaggtgttcccaaatatcgcgcggaattacaaaaatcatcagtggctcagcgcacgggctatattagcagctaccaacaacgatgt GAGTGTGAATGCAAAAACAGTCACTAATCAATGA